DNA from Sphingomonas psychrotolerans:
GCTACAAGCACGCGAAATACGTCATGCGGATCGAAGCGGTGGCGAGCCTCGCGGGGACCGGCGCAGGCAAGGGCGGCTATTGGGAGGATTCGAACGGCTATGAATGGTATGCCGGGATCTAGCTTTCCGTCATCCCGGCGAACGGGGATGACGATTCGCCACATCCGCTTGCATTTTTCCGCATTGCAAAAAGTCGTTACGCACCTAATTTAGCAGGCCGGCGGGGGCTGTTGGTGCAGGACGGTCTATGGCGTTGATCGACACATTCTTCGCACGCGCAGTGAAGCGTGGCGAACTCACCATATTCCACGCCGATGGCGCCAGCCGCAGCTTCGGCGCGTCCGATCCCGCGATCAGGCCGGTCACGATCCGCTTCGCACCCGGCGCCGCCGCGGCGATCGTCCGCAATCCCTCGCTGGGCGCCGCCGAATGCTTCATGGACGGCCGGCTGACGATCGAGCAGGGCGACATCCTCGATCTGCTCGTGCTGATGACCGGCAACAATCGCTGGGAGGACGCCACCGCCGCGCTCGAACCCAAGCCGCTCAGCCGGCTGCTCAACACAATCAAGCACCGCATCGGCCGCTACAACATGGCGCGGCAGGCGAAGCGCAACGTCGCGCATCATTACGATCTGTCGCGGCGGCTCTACGATCTCTTCCTCGATGCCGACCGCCAATATAGCTGCGCCTATTTCACCGATCCGGGCAACAGCCTCGAACAGGCCCAGCTCGACAAGAAGGCGCATATCGCCGCCAAGCTGGCGATCGAGCCGGGGATGCGCGTGCTCGACATCGGGTGCGGCTGGGGTGGGATGGCGCTGTACCTGCACGAGAAGACCGGTGCCGAAGTCGTCGGCATCACGCTTTCGGAGGAGCAGCTCAAAGTCGCCCGCGAGCGCGCTGCCGAGCGCGGCATGCACGGCAAGGTGCGCTTCGAGCTGATCGACTATCGCGCGATGACCGGGCAGTTCGACCGGATCGTCTCGGTCGGTATGTTCGAGCATGTCGGCACGCCGCAATACCGCACCTTCTTCCGCAAGGTGCGCGAGCTGCTCACCCCGGAAGGCGTGATGCTGCTCCACACGATCGGCCGCGCCGGCGCGCCCGGCGTCACCGACGCGTTCACGCTCAAATATATCTTCCCCGGCGGCTACATCCCGGCGCTGTCGGAGATTGCGCGCGGCTATGAAGGGCTGCGCATGTTCCCCACCGACCTCGAAGTGCTGCGGCTGCACTATGCCCACACGCTCAAGGCCTGGTATGATCGCACCGTCGCGGCGCGAGACGAGAT
Protein-coding regions in this window:
- a CDS encoding SAM-dependent methyltransferase, whose amino-acid sequence is MALIDTFFARAVKRGELTIFHADGASRSFGASDPAIRPVTIRFAPGAAAAIVRNPSLGAAECFMDGRLTIEQGDILDLLVLMTGNNRWEDATAALEPKPLSRLLNTIKHRIGRYNMARQAKRNVAHHYDLSRRLYDLFLDADRQYSCAYFTDPGNSLEQAQLDKKAHIAAKLAIEPGMRVLDIGCGWGGMALYLHEKTGAEVVGITLSEEQLKVARERAAERGMHGKVRFELIDYRAMTGQFDRIVSVGMFEHVGTPQYRTFFRKVRELLTPEGVMLLHTIGRAGAPGVTDAFTLKYIFPGGYIPALSEIARGYEGLRMFPTDLEVLRLHYAHTLKAWYDRTVAARDEIVALYDERFFRMWTFYLAGSYVGFLNGGLVNYQLQLSRSRTALPITRDYMIETEAALRDSSEEPARMSAQAG